Proteins encoded by one window of Venturia canescens isolate UGA chromosome 2, ASM1945775v1, whole genome shotgun sequence:
- the Dhod gene encoding dihydroorotate dehydrogenase (quinone), mitochondrial isoform X1, whose protein sequence is MSRRLTDSEKLRSFLIVTSSGVAIFAGINLYQGNERFYREVAMPLARFVDPEKAHNLAVTALKWDLIPRQSNLEDGKLLRTTVWGLKFENPLGMAAGFDKQGEVVKGLTKTGFGFVEIGSVTPKPQFGNPKPRVFRLVNDNAIINRYGFNSEGHEAVWERLKALREDPTFDGIIGVNLGKNKISEDSSEDYIEGIKKFSDVADYLVINVSSPNTAGLRNLQNKKNLEDLLCRVNEARKHMERKPPLLLKLAPDLSKEERKDIVEIVLKTKCKVDGLVLSNTTVSRENLVDSKKDETGGLSGAPLTDISTAMISEMYKATKGKIPIIGVGGIFSGQDAYEKIKAGASLIQIYTSYTYHGPPIVSKIKRELIDLLKANGHSSLDDAVGKSSL, encoded by the exons ATGTCACGACGTTTAACAGACAGCGAAAAATTACGTTCGTTTCTAATCGTAACGTCGAGTGGAGTGGCGATATTCGCGGGTATAAATCTTTATCAAGGAAATGAGCGATTTTATAGGGAAGTGGCGATGCCATTAGCGCGTTTTGTAGATCCAGAAAAAGCTCATAATCTTGCTGTCACCGCACTCAAATGGGATTTGATACCAAGGCAAAGTAATTTAGAAGATGGAAAACTGCTGCGTACGACGGTATGGGgtttaaaattcgaaaatcccTTGGGAATGGCTGCTGGTTTTGACAAACAAGGAGAAGTTGTGAAAGGTCTCACCAAAACAGGTTTTGGCTTCGTTGAAATAG GTTCTGTAACACCGAAGCCACAGTTTGGCAACCCAAAACCAAGGGTTTTCAGACTTGTGAATGACAATGCAATAATAAACAGATATGGTTTCAACAGCGAAGGTCACGAGGCAGTGTGGGAACGTTTGAAAGCGCTAAGAGAGGATCCGACTTTTGATGGAATAATTGGAGTCAATTTAGGAAAGAACAAGATATCAGAAGATTCCTCAGAGGATTATATTGAAGGGATAAAGAAATTTTCAGATGTGGCAGATTATTTGGTGATCAATGTTTCAAGTCCCAATACTGCTGGATTAAGGAACTTGCAGAATAAGAAGAACCTTGAAGATTTATTGTGCAGAGTCAATGAAGCACGCAAACACATGGAAAGGAAACCCCCCTTGCTCCTAAAATTGGCTCCTGACTTGAGTAAAGAAGAGCGTAAAGATATCGTGGAAATAGTTTTAAAAACCAAGTGTAAAGTCGATGGTCTTGTTTTGTCAAATACTACAGTGTCGAGGGAAAATTTAGTTGAttcaaaaaaagatgaaactgGTGGTCTGAGTGGCGCACCGTTGACCGACATATCAACAGCGATGATTTCAGAAATGTACAAAGCAACAAAAGGAAAAATACCAATAATCGGTGTTGGTGGCATATTCTCTGGCCAAGATGCATATGAGAAAATCAAAGCAGGTGCTTCGCTTATACAAATTTACACTTCTTACACTTATCACGGGCCACCCATTGtatcaaaaatcaaaagagAGTTGATCGATTTGCTCAAAGCTAATGGTCATTCTTCCCTTGACGATGCTGTTGGAAAGTCTTCTCTTTAA
- the SREBP gene encoding sterol regulatory element-binding protein 1, which yields MTDPGGWAPVHDSEFTNFAASDSFNLNEVTGIDDLLKNCETELMKTENLFSDDTLLSDLDEPIPMDGDSFDFLTMSPNSDFDTSHLMEPVQNPNDIMMQPTTTQQTINHTPQEIKSSPQNPTPNAPQRIAVAPVSPTVFGSQYTVPRTMNFNIQSPVVTLAPLTAQQGQIILPAKLIKSESIVYSRGSQAINSTPVPHQIHTLVNTSNGTVLTTGIPVVLETDKVQINRISTNAHVGVPKVREVKRSAHNAIERRYRTSINDKIIELKNIIVGVDAKLNKSAILRKTIDYVRFLQNSNAKLKAENMSLKMTAQRQNLRDLLSCGELTPPRSDISEPSLSPAPAPLSPASPISIKDEPVSDLVHSPHRTAAAATGGLRDHTRLTLCGIMFMFLAFNPLGILINNMGKFSHDYGNTRLEGRTILDFPEPAESDSRIWSSAILWLTNAILLAGGLCRLLLYGDPIIHSASKAFLELRRWRRQAEFNMSLNEYEKAYADLRHCLRYFDRTLPISRAEIAMATLWQIVRQILHKLWIGRWVLHVGKWLTEKSERGQMETSAMELSLVYERILSLRLSEGSTDATLFLALSSVNYAEAALDVMPKHCLVEIYVNAALCFKQSLFPFIHKYYLGKARSILSTCVMPSRLKWIMTEEGARFITSQKWQYGNRESSEFTSQKSKTDPLSYAARAYREHLIGQCLRLLTGTVGDSHASATLELAKTIVSTADVETRFSGDDAINTDNCEDEIGVWWGAVMCVAASWRLGESDPSSWTIVESRFPYDKNQQCGSTGNCYPLPHAVLSVLQAAQSPTCRGSMRLIEQAGTFLENSMVYSNCKQQSSYNVQLAQLWVCDWLLELRTTMWQDIGGEDVKSTPSSFLVGFQRDLARLRQLCQHIPSVMQRVFLYEATARIMAGAAPVKTQILLDRSLHHRNSRTSLICGKDRSQEHGNGEREHAAALCLACRHLPTVLLTSPGERAGMLAEAAKTLERIGDRKRLQECYELMRQLSPAISVN from the exons ATGACGGACCCGGGAGGCTGGGCTCCGGTCCATGACAGTGAATTCACTAATTTTGCCGCGAGCGACAGTTTTAATCTAAATGAAGTGACTGGTATCGATG ATTTATTGAAGAACTGTGAAACAGAATTGATGAAAACAGAGAATCTGTTCAGCGATGACACTCTTCTATCGGATTTGGATGAGCCTATACCCATGGATGGAGATTCCTTTGATTTTTTGACCATGTCACCGAATAGTGACTTTGACACATCCCATTTGATGGAACCAGTGCAAAATCCCAATGATATTATGATGCAGCCCACTACGACTCAACAAACGATAAATCATACACCACAAGAAATTAAAAGTTCCCCTCAAAACCCAACTCCAAATGCTCCACAAAGAATTGCAGTTGCTCCTGTTTCTCCGACAGTTTTTGGCTCGCAGTACACAGTCCCAAGAACTATGAACTTCAATATTCAATCACCAGTTGTAACACTGGCCCCTCTTACTGCTCAGCAAGGCCAAATcattttacctgctaaattaaTCAAGTCTGAGTCTATAGTTTACTCACGTGGCTCTCAAGCTATTAACTCCACTCCAGTACCTCATCAGATACACACACTCGTCAATACTTCCAACGGAACTGTCTTGACAACTG GAATTCCTGTAGTACTGGAGACCGACAAAGTGCAGATAAATCGTATAAGCACAAACGCTCACGTTGGTGTGCCGAAAGTTCGAGAGGTCAAGCGAAGCGCTCATAACGCAATTGAGAGGCGGTACAGAACTTCGATAAATGACAAAATAATCGAACTAAAGAACATTATAGTGGGAGTGGATGCTAAACTCAATAAATCAGCTATACTTCGTAAAACCATAGATTACGTAAG ATTCTTGCAAAACTCGAACGCCAAATTAAAAGCTGAGAACATGTCATTGAAAATGACGGCACAACGGcaaaatttgcgagatttgtTATCCTGTGGTGAATTAACTCCACCACGCTCGGACATCAGTGAACCTTCGTTGTCACCAGCTCCAGCACCTCTTTCACCTGCTTCACCAATATCGATAAAAGACGAGCCAGTTTCCGATCTCGTTCATAGTCCTCATCGCACAGCTGCGGCTGCTACCGGCGGATTGCGTGATCACACAAGGCTCACACTGTGCGGCATAATGTTTATGTTTCTTGCATTCAATCCGCTCGGCATATTGATCAACAACATGGGAAAGTTTAGTCACGATTATGGAAATACGCGACTCGAGGGCAGAACCATACTTGATTTTCCAG AGCCCGCAGAATCGGATTCCCGGATTTGGAGTAGCGCGATACTGTGGTTAACAAATGCGATACTGTTGGCGGGTGGTTTGTGTCGTCTGTTATTATATGGAGATCCAATAATACATTCTGCGAGCAAAGCTTTTTTGGAGCTCCGTCGTTGGAGACGTCAGGCTGAATTCAATATGTCACTGAACGAATACGAGAAAGCTTACGCTGATCTTCGGCACTGTCTTCGTTATTTCGACCGTACATTGCCGATATCACGAGCGGAAATAGCTATGGCTACGTTATGGCAAATAGTGAGACAAATATTACACAAATTGTGGATCGGGCGTTGGGTATTGCACGTTGGTAAATGGCTCACTGAAAAATCGGAACGCGGACAAATGGAAACATCAGCAATGgaactttcactcgtttacgAAAGAATTTTAAGTCTACGATTGTCTGAAGGTTCAACCGATGCTactctttttctcgctctttcttctgTCAATTATGCCGAAGCTGCGTTGGACGTTATGCCGAAACATTGCCTCGTCGAAATTTACGTGAATGCTGCTCTGTGCTTCAAACAATCACTTTTTCCCTTCATCCACAAATATTATCTTGGCAAAGCGAGATCAATTTTGTCAACGTGCGTTATGCCCTCCAGGCTCAAATGGATTATGACCGAAGAAGGCGCTCGTTTTATTACCTCACAAAAATGGCAATACGGAAATCGCGAATCCAGCGAATTCACCTCACAGAAGAGCAAAACAGATCCACTCTCTTACGCGGCCAGAGCCTATCGTGAACATCTGATCGGGCAGTGTTTAAGATTACTTACCGGTACCGTTGGCGATTCACATGCATCGGCAACTCTTGAACTGGCAAAAACTATCGTCTCCACCGCTGACGTCGAGACTCGCTTTTCCGGTGATGATGCCATCAACACGGACA ATTGCGAAGATGAAATTGGTGTATGGTGGGGTGCGGTGATGTGCGTTGCTGCAAGCTGGAGACTTGGTGAAAGCGATCCGTCATCATGGACAATCGTGGAATCACGTTTTCCCTATGACAAAAATCAGCAATGCGGAAGTACAGGAAATTGTTATCCATTACCCCACGCCGTACTGTCGGTACTTCAAGCAGCACAAAGTCCAACTTGCAGAGGTTCGATGCGTTTAATCGAACAAGCTGGCacatttctcgaaaattctatGGTTTATTCCAACTGTAAACAACAATCCTCTTACAATGTTCAA CTCGCTCAACTTTGGGTGTGTGATTGGCTGTTGGAACTTCGCACGACTATGTGGCAGGACATTGGCGGAGAGGATGTGAAATCAACACCCAGTTCATTTTTGGTTGGATTCCAACGAGATCTTGCCCGACTTCGACAACTGTGTCAACACATTCCG TCTGTGATGCAACGAGTGTTCCTTTACGAAGCTACAGCTCGTATCATGGCAGGAGCTGCGCCGGTCAAGACACAAATACTCTTGGATCGAAGTCTTCATCATCGAAATTCCCGTACCTCGTTGATATGTGGCAAAGATCGATCGCAGGAACACGGTAACGGTGAACGCGAACACGCTGCTGCCTTGTGCCTGGCTTGTCGTCACTTACCGACGGTATTGCTAACATCACCTGGTGAACGTGCTGGCATGCTCGCCGAAGCAGCTAAAACTCTCGAGAGGATCGGGGATAGAAAACGCCTTCAGGAATGCTACGAACTCATGCGACAATTGAGCCCCGCCATTTCAGTTAATTGA
- the Dhod gene encoding dihydroorotate dehydrogenase (quinone), mitochondrial isoform X2, producing the protein MPLARFVDPEKAHNLAVTALKWDLIPRQSNLEDGKLLRTTVWGLKFENPLGMAAGFDKQGEVVKGLTKTGFGFVEIGSVTPKPQFGNPKPRVFRLVNDNAIINRYGFNSEGHEAVWERLKALREDPTFDGIIGVNLGKNKISEDSSEDYIEGIKKFSDVADYLVINVSSPNTAGLRNLQNKKNLEDLLCRVNEARKHMERKPPLLLKLAPDLSKEERKDIVEIVLKTKCKVDGLVLSNTTVSRENLVDSKKDETGGLSGAPLTDISTAMISEMYKATKGKIPIIGVGGIFSGQDAYEKIKAGASLIQIYTSYTYHGPPIVSKIKRELIDLLKANGHSSLDDAVGKSSL; encoded by the exons ATGCCATTAGCGCGTTTTGTAGATCCAGAAAAAGCTCATAATCTTGCTGTCACCGCACTCAAATGGGATTTGATACCAAGGCAAAGTAATTTAGAAGATGGAAAACTGCTGCGTACGACGGTATGGGgtttaaaattcgaaaatcccTTGGGAATGGCTGCTGGTTTTGACAAACAAGGAGAAGTTGTGAAAGGTCTCACCAAAACAGGTTTTGGCTTCGTTGAAATAG GTTCTGTAACACCGAAGCCACAGTTTGGCAACCCAAAACCAAGGGTTTTCAGACTTGTGAATGACAATGCAATAATAAACAGATATGGTTTCAACAGCGAAGGTCACGAGGCAGTGTGGGAACGTTTGAAAGCGCTAAGAGAGGATCCGACTTTTGATGGAATAATTGGAGTCAATTTAGGAAAGAACAAGATATCAGAAGATTCCTCAGAGGATTATATTGAAGGGATAAAGAAATTTTCAGATGTGGCAGATTATTTGGTGATCAATGTTTCAAGTCCCAATACTGCTGGATTAAGGAACTTGCAGAATAAGAAGAACCTTGAAGATTTATTGTGCAGAGTCAATGAAGCACGCAAACACATGGAAAGGAAACCCCCCTTGCTCCTAAAATTGGCTCCTGACTTGAGTAAAGAAGAGCGTAAAGATATCGTGGAAATAGTTTTAAAAACCAAGTGTAAAGTCGATGGTCTTGTTTTGTCAAATACTACAGTGTCGAGGGAAAATTTAGTTGAttcaaaaaaagatgaaactgGTGGTCTGAGTGGCGCACCGTTGACCGACATATCAACAGCGATGATTTCAGAAATGTACAAAGCAACAAAAGGAAAAATACCAATAATCGGTGTTGGTGGCATATTCTCTGGCCAAGATGCATATGAGAAAATCAAAGCAGGTGCTTCGCTTATACAAATTTACACTTCTTACACTTATCACGGGCCACCCATTGtatcaaaaatcaaaagagAGTTGATCGATTTGCTCAAAGCTAATGGTCATTCTTCCCTTGACGATGCTGTTGGAAAGTCTTCTCTTTAA